One part of the Rutidosis leptorrhynchoides isolate AG116_Rl617_1_P2 chromosome 1, CSIRO_AGI_Rlap_v1, whole genome shotgun sequence genome encodes these proteins:
- the LOC139902101 gene encoding protein SOSEKI 1-like produces the protein MEAQCGNNGGGEVRKVHIIYFLSHKGRIEHPHLIRVHHVSHNGVRLKDVKRWLAELRGKDLPESFAWSYKRKYKAGYVWQDILDEDLITPISDNEYVLKGSEISSISFTNDLRSYGEKEVSKRKDSPSFDVDVKDKKFPLAKQVEDHLQHSSTKTSFEVEELPSYDSETSIEDTTKQQEDYKFVSANKQEQAQRQKRTEADSLLESYLNKNKEDNKNKKSGNQKETNSSKVSPSSLGKSSSYSGMGATHMFLNLLTCGVVDTNETAVIDKRRKSTNSMMNEDENMGKFVKGDTFGGSERVSRDHLSTSEQPKQRRKDGSKKIHNYNDSNNRKTIPAAGYKFVSGPYCSQCEKQFNPEKFYAHMKSCRRMKALVKAAKALT, from the exons ATGGAAGCACAATGTGGCAATAATGGTGGTGGTGAAGTAAGAAAAGTTCATATCATTTATTTCCTTAGTCATAAAGGTCGAATCGAGCATCCACATCTCATACGTGTACATCATGTTTCGCACAATGGAGTTCGCCTCAAAG ACGTTAAGAGATGGTTAGCAGAACTAAGAGGAAAAGACTTGCCAGAGAGTTTTGCTTGGTCATAcaagag AAAGTATAAGGCTGGATATGTATGGCAAGACATACTGGATGAAGATCTTATTACTCCAATCTCTGATAATGAATATGTCCTCAAAGGTTCAGAAATTTCTTCCATCTCCTTCACAAATG ATCTTAGATCATACGGTGAAAAAGAGGTATCCAAGCGAAAAGATTCGCCTTCATTCGACGTTGATGTCAAAGATAAAAAATTCCCGTTAGCGAAACAAGTAGAAGATCATTTGCAACATTCATCGACCAAAACATCATTTGAAGTAGAAGAATTGCCTTCGTATGACTCCGAGACCTCCATCGAAGACACAACAAAGCAACAAGAAGATTACAAGTTTGTCAGCGCAAATAAACAAGAACAAGCGCAACGTCAAAAGAGAACCGAAGCGGATTCCTTATTGGAATCTTACTTAAACAAAAACAAGGAGGACAATAAGAACAAAAAGAGCGGAAACCAAAAGGAAACGAATAGTTCCAAAGTGTCCCCGTCTTCATTGGGAAAAAGTAGTAGCTATTCGGGCATGGGAGCAACTCATATGTTTCTTAATCTGCTTACTTGTGGTGTTGTGGATACAAATGAGACGGCTGTTATCGATAAAAGAAGAAAAAGTACAAACTCTATGATGAACGAAGATGAAAATATGGGGAAATTCGTTAAAGGAGACACGTTTGGGGGTTCCGAAAGAGTTTCTAGAGATCATTTATCGACTTCAGAGCAACCAAAACAGAGAAG GAAGGACGGATCAAAGAAGATTCATAACTACAATGACTCCAATAACAGAAAGACGATTCCAGCAGCTGGTTATAAGTTTGTGAGTGGACCTTATTGCTC GCAATGTGAGAAGCAGTTTAATCCGGAGAAATTTTACGCCCACATGAAGTCATGTAGAAGAATGAAGGCTTTGGTCAAGGCTGCAAAAGCGTTGACTTAA
- the LOC139902105 gene encoding UPF0496 protein At3g49070, whose protein sequence is MKFKLSMSTFKSSCTGPKHTSSSSMEIDVREEYANAFRTQSYIDFWTRVLDLTHGGSTMKQTVSSVAAARLPSYRLFAENLLDPDQPTVTQILTLANHKPENRNLLTDYFSETANASIVCSSLLKHINHLRTKYRSLKSALKSMEITNVPFVNHGPVIAARLTDFSSSFNPFMIPINSSNGVQTVQVSCFNLLKRLELSRDKAQTKLNKINRIKYGSAVTLVIITVSLTVIIVTHALAILVTAPGIIFATMEIRSSAKLVKLVAQLDVAAKGTYILNRDLDTVTRLVARLNGELEHMQTMTKFWLKRGHNRIRSVEEFGQQLKKNDLSFCEQLDELEEHLYLCFMTINRARNLVVKEISDSGLVS, encoded by the exons ATGAAGTTTAAGCTAAGCATGTCGACTTTCAAGTCATCGTGCACGG GACCCAAACATACCTCATCAAGTTCGATGGAAATAGATGTACGTGAAGAGTATGCAAATGCATTTAGAACACAATCATACATAGACTTTTGGACTCGAGTCCTAGACTTAACTCATGGTGGTTCAACCATGAAGCAAACCGTAAGCTCAGTCGCTGCAGCCCGTCTCCCATCCTATCGACTATTTGCCGAAAACCTACTCGACCCCGATCAACCAACAGTCACCCAAATCCTCACCTTAGCTAACCACAAACCCGAAAACCGCAATCTTTTAACCGATTACTTTTCAGAAACCGCCAATGCTTCTATAGTTTGCAGCTCCCTTTTAAAACATATAAATCATTTAAGAACAAAATATCGGTCTCTCAAATCCGCTTTGAAATCAATGGAAATTACGAATGTGCCCTTTGTGAATCATGGCCCGGTTATAGCAGCCCGTTTAACCGATTTTTCCAGCTCATTTAACCCATTCATGATCCCTATAAATTCTTCTAATGGAGTTCAAACTGTTCAAGTTTCATGCTTCAACTTGCTTAAACGGCTCGAATTGAGCCGCGATAAAGCTCAAACAAAACTTAATAAAATCAATAGAATTAAATACGGGTCAGCTGTTACGTTAGTCATTATAACTGTTTCGTTAACAGTTATAATTGTGACTCATGCACTAGCGATTCTTGTTACGGCTCCAGGGATTATATTTGCAACTATGGAGATTCGTTCGAGTGCTAAGTTAGTTAAGTTAGTTGCACAACTTGATGTTGCTGCTAAAGGGACGTATATATTGAATCGGGATTTGGATACCGTGACTCGATTAGTGGCTCGACTTAATGGTGAACTTGAACATATGCAAACTATGACAAAGTTTTGGCTTAAAAGGGGACATAATCGGATTCGAAGTGTTGAAGAATTTGGTCAGCAACTGAAGAAAAATGATTTGAGTTTCTGTGAACAACTTGATGAGTTAGAGGAACATTTGTATCTCTGTTTCATGACTATTAATCGCGCAAGAAACCTTGTCGTCAAAGAAATTTCAGATTCgggtttggtttcatga